The DNA window GTCATCACCAGGAAGAAGCCCAGCATGATGAACCCATAGCGAAAGGTCTTCTCCTCGGCCATGGCCACTGggtgggagaggcaggggaggagaggTGCCGGTAAGTCCGTTtacctggggctgctgcccactgAGCACACCTCCGGGGTAAAGCAAGGAGTGGTTTCTTTCTCTGGAGGCTGCCAGGGGCTGAGGATCAGCTGCACGTTGAGCCTGGTCCTGCCCAGGGCTgagccagccagtttttaatgGGTTTGTAATGAATGCAAACACTGACCCGCTGTTCACACTCCAGTGAAGCTGCCCGGCATGTGTCCGGGTAACCTTCCCTGCAGGCACACGCAGCCGGACCCCactcctggggaagggggtggggaggggcaCGGCAGCAGAGACAGGGACCCTGAGAGTGGCTGGTCCCAACAGGAccttcccagccctgggggctGGAGCTGACTTGGCCATAAATCAGAGCTGGTAAAGCCCCAAAATAAGGGGGATGCCAGGTTGCAGCATGCTTTCAAGGGCTGAGGGGCTGtagcaggggaagagggagtGCTCCTGGCTCTTTTTGGAGACGAGTGGGTTGGGAATAGCCCCCACCTGGCAATGGCTGGGGGCTGGAGAACCATTAGTGGGGCTGCCTCGGTGGGAGCTAAAGCCACATAAGGATGAAGCAGGGTCTGTCCACCCAGGGGCGTGAGGACATAGTGACCGTGTGCCCTGTGTTTGCTTGAGATGGAGCAGGGGTGTTAAAAGGTGTCCCCTTCACAGCACACATTTGAAAGCCAGACAGTAGTAGTAGCTTTAATTAGCCTTCATTTTGTCCCCTTGCTTGCCCCCCCTATGTGGGAAAGCATGTACCTggcttaagaaaaaataatatattataaGTAATATGTTATATTTGGCAGTGGCTCCACAGCCACTCTACAGCCCTGCAGGTCCGCAGGGGACCCAGGGCAACCCATTATTTCAGTAGGATGGAGCAACTGGCAGCAGCCCCTGATGAATTTGCCATTTTCTCTGGGCAAGGCTGCAATGGTGGGCatggtgggcagggagggggggatgAGCCACTCAGAGTGTCTTTTTATAGGATACTGCCTGAAATGCCAAGTGCACTTGGATGCCCTGAACACACACACGAGCCACTGAACATCTCTAAACCAAATCAAGTGAGGCATGGGAGTCAGTATGCAGGGAAAGCAAGGTGAAAGGGATGGAGATATGTCTGGAAGGGGCAttgaaaaggcagcagagcGAACGGGTCAGCACGGAGctgttttttctccagctggATTCCTTGttctttgctgcagtttttGTTATACAGCTCTTACTTCGAGTGGGCAGCCCTGGCCTGATATGAGCTTCCCAGGGTTGGTCAGAGAAGGGAATGCAAAACATCTGCAACAAGCagtggttttattaaaaatatgaaggcTTTCAAACATGCCAGTTACCCCTTCCGCTCTGAACATATTGCTCACTGGACCCACAATCCCAACAGCCCTGGACTGATCGTTTGGAAAGCCAGACAGACCCCACCGCCTTTCCTGTCTTTGCCCACCCTCCTCTCACCCCGGCAATGGAAGGGGCTCAGTTTAAAGCCAAGGGACTGGGCAGCCACCCGCAGAGTCCCAGCTCCCCGCTGCTGCCCACTCAGATGCCCCGGATGCTGATGTTTTCATAGCTGGGGGGAGGCGTTGCCTGCAGCTCCCCGAGGCGCTGGGTCTCCAGCCAGGATGGGCTGGGGCGGAACAAGGCGCTGTCGGAGGAGCTGCGCCGGCGGCCACCCTGCCAGCTGTCATCCTCCTCCAGGTAGCGGTACAGGGGCGGTGTGagctcctccttcctcctcggAGGCTGGACATAGGCTGGAGCGCTATGGGCAGGTCTGCAGGTCAGAGCTTCTTCATAGGTGGGGATGGCGCTGGCATCCCAGGTGCTGtgagagaagaagaagaaacccAGCAGCACACCCTGTCAACCAGAGCATCCCAGCACCCATCAACTGCAGCATCCCAGTGCCCTATCAATCCCATCAGTTGGAGCATCCCTGAGCATGATAGACGTGTGTGCTGGGGAAAGCACATGAGCAGGTTCTGCATGCCCAGAGTCAAGGGAAGACCACgtcagctgcttcccagcaccAGGAGGGTGGGGAACCACGCAGAAGGAAGGGCACGATCCATCAGACCTTGCAGCAAGGCAACATTGCCCAGTTCCCACTGAGTTTATTAACCCCTCACCCAAGAAGAGGAACggcagcctggcagggcagctTCAAAGAGCTGCCACGTCCGGCATTAAGAGCTACAACTGTACGTGTGGCTGACCACGAAGCAGCAGAGGTGCTGGCTCTCAAGACATCTGCTCCCCCCATTCTGCACCACActgcttcccacgggcaggaGTGCATCCTCATCACCTGCCTAACCCCAAAGTCACCCCATGAAGCACaaaggctgccagcagctgagTGAGCAGTTTGGCACAAGCAGCCAGGCGAGAGCCAGGTGTCCCGGTTCAATGTGGTTGCACCCCACCCTTGTGCCTGCCAGAGCTCTCCATGCACCAGCCAAGCCTGGTGCCACTTCCAGCAGCGCTTCGCTGAGCAAATGCAGCTTGTGTACAGGGAAATCCTCCACCCAATCTTTGCCCTGCGCACAGCCCCACACGCCACCCTACAAAATGGCGCAGCCCCGAAGATGGGGAAGCTTTGAAATTGACAACCATCCACTTGCTTTTGCAGATGAAAACCCAGCAAGTCATGCCTGGGGAGGCCACAGGCATTGGAGGGGCACAGCTGGTCTGAAGGGAAAGCTGCCTTGCTCTGCAGGTATGCCTCTATCCCAAATTCAGCAACCGCTTGTCCCAGACCTACTGTCCTGGGCATCCGCAGCTGTGCCTTTTGCCAAACAGCCTCATCTTGCAAAGGGATGCTGCCTTGGAAATGCAGAGAGGGCGGTTTCTCCCAGCACAGGATGTCATGCCGCCAACCCTCTGTGGAGCAGCGTTTTCTGCTTTGGAGGTCTTTGCTGTGCGaatgccagcacagctggggctgcaggagctgctgctgcacgaGCAATGGTGGGGTAATGCCTTCCCATCCAGCACAGGAGCTGGGAGCTCCAAGAAGAGGACATTCCCCATGGGGGACACAGCAAAGCCCTCTGCGGGAAGAGGAAGCTCCCCCCAGACTGCCCAGACCAGTTTACAATCTCACCCCCAAATATTCAGATGGGCACCAAAACCCCCAGAGAACCAGGAACGTGCCTCTCACCCCGACTGAATTTTTATGGTTTAATGTTCTTAAGAGTTTCTTTTAGCTGCTTTTCCCCAGAGCCTGATCTATGCCAAAGCCAGGATCTTTGCTGTGACCCCATAAAACAGCATTGGGAAGGGCTGGCTGGCGCGGTTTCCACAGTggtctctggaaaaaaacccttttgatCATAAAACTTTTAAATCAAGAAGTGGGAATAAATCTCAGACTTACACAGGAAGAGTCTGGGGACCTGACAAGCAGCAgtggtgtttggggggggtgaggggtcTTTCCCAAAATGGGCTTCGTAGTGTAAGAGAACAACCCCCCTTTGCAAAGAAGGGGTATTGTAAAGGGACCCTCCACCTGCACTCCCATCTGAATGTCAACCCAAGGATTatcatcttccttctttttttcttttaactcccTTTTAACATAgattttgtttccattaaagATGGCACCAACCCCATCACCAACCCCATCATCCTCACAGACCACTGCAGACCTGTGGCACTGGGGAAGGTTTCAACAGCTGGAGGTCTGGatgttccccccacccccagatcCAGGCTCTCTGCCAGAAAACCAATGCGGACTTCTGCTCGGTGGCTCTGCTAAGGAGATGTGTGCCTTGGCCAGTGATGGCCCTGCAGGGCAAGGAGAGCCATCTGCGGctcagctggctgcaggagcagccagcGTGGGCACAGAGAGtccctgcagggaggggagggtgtGGGGGCTCAGGCGAGGGTTGACACTAATGAGcaagagctgctgctcagggagcaggaggagagcaCAGAACAGGGGATGAGCAGTGGCCGACAGCACAGCAGCTTTACTGCTCATCTGAGCTCGCCTGTGAGCAAGCCTAAGAGCAGGTTTAGGTACATGGTCATACCAGGACAGTCAAACCCACCCTTGACTTCTTCCCACCCAAGCACCGCGCGGGGACATGGCACCCACCTGCAGTTCCACTTCTCCAGAGGCTCCGCAGTGAAGTACTGCAGGTCCCTGGGGAAATGGTACTGGTAGCGGCGGGAGACCACCCTGGCGTTGGCTTTCACAGACCAGAGGAGCccgaagaggaggaggatgccaCCAATGCCGCAGCAGAAGAAGCTGACGGAGCGGAGCAGGGCGCTGGAGGATGAGCTGGGAACTGCCTCAGCTtcctggggaggcaggaggcgAGCCCCACTGCTGGCCGGGGTGCCCACCTCCCCGTCGCTCCACCAGGCGAAGCACAGCGTTCCCGTCACCAGCAGCACGGCACCGGTGATGGTCATGCCATAGCGGAAAGAGGCAGCTGccatccttcagaaggaagttttaggaggggggaagagcaaggCAGGGCATGAAAGAGCCCACGTCCTGCAAGACAAGAAAGGGACTGGGTTTGAGAGGGACAGGGTCACAGAAGAAGGCATACCAGAGGAGAAAACTACTGAGCTAGGACTTCTCTGGGGGCTGCACACTCTTCAGCTACTTACTATTGACCATCAGGAGGGTCATTTCCACCATTTCAGATGGGAAGCCATTGTGCAAAGTCAGCTGCCAGTTTGGACCCAAAAATGTCCCAACAGCCTCAAAATAACATCCTCATTTTCAAGAAATGACCCAGTATCCCATGGAGGCAGGATGGAAACCCCAGCCAGGGGGGCTACGGGGGTGGCTCTGGGACTTGCATAGCTCTTGTCTTTGGGTTTTATTCCAGACTTCCTCCCAAGCTTGGAAGAACACCAGCTGGGTTTCTGATCAAAGCAAGGTTTATGGAAGAGGTTAGGGAGAGGGACATTAAGATGTCATTGTTTCCAAATTATCAGTGCACatgttttctgctctgaaattGGATGTAAATCAGCCCTGCGGTGACAGTAGGTGTCTGGCATCACTGCTCAAAAGCCCACAGCCCAGGGGATTCGGGGCTGCACTGTCTCTTGCTTTCTCAGGAAAAAGGGCCAAGTACCATCTCTGAAAGTCACAAAGATGCTGTTTCAGGGAAAACTTAACCCTCAGATGCTGGCAACCCAGGGTACCTCATCTAGGGATGGCTTCCAAGACACCAAGTGAGCAGGGACCCTAAAGAGCTCTCCCGTGACTGATTGAGCCCAAAATAACTACACTCCCCACCATGACCAAGCTTGGAGCAAGGATGAAAGTGGGAATCACTCTGTATCTCTGTTAAAAGTCAGGAATGGGCCGGACACCAGCTAAACCCTCAGAGAGGGTATGGCCTACTGCTGAAGTAGGTATTTCTGCTATGCTGGCCGAGGGGTTGAGGCAACAGACCACAGAGATCTATGAGGCTTTTGCTGACCCAGCTATGATGTCCCATTTCGAGACACTCCAGAAGCACAGAGGGcctttggtttattttgaagGTGGGGTAAATACCCTGACGCTGGAAGAGTCTGCTCAATCTTCATCCAAACAAGCTTTTGCAGATCAGATCTTGCTCCCCTGGGTCAGCTCCAGCACATAACTTCTCAGCTCCCCAACACAACTGATCCCACAGGTATTATCAGCACCTCCACCATCTCTATCagggtggtttggggttggaACCCACATGTTCCAGCTCAGTGGCACTTCTCAGCTCAGTGTCACATGCTGAGAGCAACCATCtttccccagcacaggaaaatttggggagggagagctggtTTCTGATCTCTGGGGCTCTCACTCCCCCTTGCTTTCTCCAGCAAACAAGCAGCATCTGCTCTCTGGGCTTGGGGATCCCCAGCCCCCAACTAACCAAACAGCACCAGCAACGGGGGAGGCAGAGAGGTCCCACCACACCCCCTCTGGCCTTGCTCACTACCCAGCAAAAAGTTACAGGTTCAGCTCCCACTTTTTGATGGACAAAAAGCTTTGGACCACATGGGAATTAAGCACTAGCACCCCTTAGAGATTCAGTTTTGGGTGACTCCTCTGTGAGGGCTTCTTGTGGTAGCAGTGCCAGCTGAGAGCCTGTATACTGGGGGCTGTCCAGGACAGAGATGGGGTTCAAGCACAGAGATGGATGGAGAGCTGGGTGACCCACACTCAGCCTCTACCTCTGCCTTCATCATTCCCCCTGTATGTCAGTAAAATGGAGATAATCTGGTGGTTTTGGACTCCATTCCTCCAGGACGGGCTCTCTTCCTACAACGGGAACTCAAATTGTAGCCTAAGATCTGGAAGGGCCAAGCCAGAGCTAAGGAGGGAGCAGAAGTCCAGCACAGACTCAGTGTGATCAAGGGCAGGTGGAAGTACGTTATCTCAAGCCATTATTTATCAGATGGGCCCACTAAATGGAAAGCCAAATTACTTCATAATGAAAGAAACACCATCTGATCTAATCTATGTTTAATGAAATCTGATGAGAAGTGGGATTTAAGAAACCTGCAGGAAGGCTGCAGGACTGGGAGCCCTGACAACATGCTCCAGCTCTTGCCCCATGGTCACGAACCCAAATCGCGGCCTGGGCTGGCCAGTGGTCCCCACCAGCAGCCTCAGTCACCTGCTGGGAAGGAGGTGGTGTTTCTGGGCTGAGAGGAGGCAAAGCTTCCCCCCATAACAAGGGGACATGTTTAGATGCTCCCCCCtgaatggcaggggctgggctgagctgagATGGAGAAGGGACTCTCAGAGACTGGTTAGAGACACTATTAGATGCTATTAGGGATCAGCATCCTCCAGCTCACCACCAAACACAAGCAGGACACAGCAGACAAGCTGGGCTcatgctgccttgcagcagtAGGTGCTCAGGAGAGCGCGAGGACCCTACTGACCCATGAATCCAGCTCCTTTTGAGACCATcacattttcctggaaaatttCCAGCCAAtattatttgggaaaaaaaaccaaaaccaaacccacaacccaAAAACCTTACAGCAAAACTTTCGATCCAACTGCATGGAAATTACAGGTTGCTCCGCACTGAAAGCCTGGACTGAAACAGCACCAAGATTTGAAATGTTCAGCTCCAGGAGTCAGCAATCGTCATTTTGGGGTCAGCCTGGTGAGGTCTGGGAGATGGTGCAATTCCCCTGCCCGGGGAACAGGGAATTTTGCAGCCCCCGGTGCTGCACACATCTGGGAGCACTGGCAGTGAGGGGGAGGCAGACGTGGAGGGAAGGCGGGGAGCCTCTGGGAGGTGATGGATTGACAGCTCGAGAGAATAAACTCTTCTCTCCTGACAAAACCGGCACAGCGCGGGGAGCAACGCTAAAATCTTCTCCAGCCTACCCGGCACGTGCTCCCACAGCACGTGTGTGTGGGCAGCTCCTCTGTGCTGGATGACATTGCCATCACACCGTCCCCTTGCCAAAGCCCATCTTGGGCTGGCACAGCTCTCCTCAGCCTCTTTAGAAGACCCACAATGTTTTTCTCAGCGCACCAACtgctggaagaagagaccaaagGAGCAGGGGTGGGAAGGAAGATGTGATGCTGGGGGAGAACCTGAGTCCCCGCTCCCTGAGCCTGATCCCAGCTCCGCTCCCGAGGCACTCAGCATCCTGCACATCAGATCTCCTGCTGAGCGTttccagcacaggcttctgCAGAGGGGCTGCCCCTCCAAAGATGGCAATTGCCGGATCCAAAACATCCACGTCTACCCACTGAGCCACCCTGACATTTTGTTCTGCCCCATCTCCTCCTTTGACCCTGCTCTTAAATAGTCTTTCCAGGGAAAGACAGTTGCATGTTGCATGGCCAAACAGATACAAATCGTAATAGTTTACATAGTTCCAGTAAGATGCTGAGAATAGCATCCCCCATATAAAGTTATGCAGATGGTGATTCAGCGGGTCTACTAAGCATTACTCAGAAAAAGTCTTTTCCAGCGACATGCAAAACGAAGAGTTTTGAATCTCTCCCACCGCCATCAAGCAGAAATCCACCTCCACACCCTGTCCCTCCACGGCActtccagcctctccttccACACCACGTGGGCTGGAGACCTTTAACCACATGCAGATGTGCCAAGGGGAACGCCGGGAGAGACACGCCGAAGTGCGAGCGTGTCGTTAGCGAGATTCCTTCCTGCCTTCATCTGAATTTGCAATCATTAGGAGTAGTGTTATTAGTATTATTAGGTATGGGTTTAGTACCCATCCAAACCATATAAATAATGAAGCTTTTGAAAGAGCATCCGAGAAGCTCCGGCGATGTCAGCCTCCCGACGGCAGGTCCAGACGGAGGGGAGCCCGCACGGAGCGAAGCACATGCAGCCCCTcagcccccgcgcccccagcaGGGCCGGCCGCCGCCTCGCCGCCCCGACATCGGCGATGCCTGAACCCGACGTCCCCTCTAAGGAGGCGGCTGCCAGCCGGCAGCACCCCCGGGGACCCGTCGCCGCCGCGGccggtgcccccccccgcctctCCCCTCTGGCAAAGCGACGAGCCGGggcgggtgtgtgtgtgtggggggggggggggtgtccatgtcccctgcgccccccgccccgggccgccgccgtactcacccgccgccgccagccccgctccGGCCGAGCGGCGGCTCCCCCGGAGCCCggcccgcggggcgggcggggcggcggccgggcggggccgggggcggggcggggcggggcggggcggggggcgcccgGCGGGCCCCTCCGAGCCCCTCGGGGGCGCGGCCCGGGTCGCTCCTCGGAGCGCGGCTCCGGGCCCCtcgggggggcggccccgggccctCCCGCCCCGTCTCGTCGCTCCCGTGTGCCCCGGCCCACAGCCCCggtccggggcgggggggagggagaggcaaaaagaaaaaggcgcAGGGCCTGCGGGGCTGTATTCTGCTTGTTAAGGAGGCGACTTGCTGGGGGTAATGTCATGGTAGCGAGTGCTGGGGCGGGACGGTCGGTAAGGCTGGAAGTGCCCCGGTGTGTTGGCTCGAGCGGCGGTGGCTCTGCCCGCGCTCCTCAGGGGCGGGTGGCGCAGAGCCCGTCGCCCCCGGGGCGCAGGGGCCGGGGAACAGGCGTGTCAGGGACCTGGAGAGAGCTTCGGGCCGCGGAGCCCGTGAGAGGTGTCCTGTGGGCATCACTGCCCTGTGACGGGGACACCTCCACCCTGTGGGCACTGCTGCCCCATGGGTGGGACACCAGTACCCTGCAGATGGGGCAGCACTGTCCTATGGGTGGGACACCCACGCTGTAGCACGGGGGGATCTCTGCCACAAGCTTGCTTTGTGACCACTTCAGTTCTCCTCACCTCTCTGTCAAATGCCAGTATTGCCCCTTTTTCCCTGTTCCAGCTGGATGATtttgccctgcagcacccacaaGGATACCTGGGTGTTAAAGAAGCTGAGGGTGCTCGGATCTGACGTTCAGGATGGTCCATATGGCCAGCACCTGTATTCACACACATTCCCTCATCACACAGGTGGAGGCAGATTTTATTAACAGCTGTCATGCTGCTCTGTGCTAGTGCTGTGCACTCTCACAGATCCATTGCCTTGCTCTTGAGCTACGGCTGAGCATCACTGGCAGACAAAGCCATTTCTGTGGATACACTGGCGCTGTAGCTGAACCCTGGGCTGCTGTTCCTGTGCTGATTGCAGCTCCTCACCTTGCTGGTTCAAAAAACAGCTCAGGGTTTATCTGCACAGACTGCAGGGACTGATGCAAAGCCCCATCATGTAATTCATATCTGCTTCATGTATGCTTGGTAGCCA is part of the Phalacrocorax carbo chromosome 6, bPhaCar2.1, whole genome shotgun sequence genome and encodes:
- the TMEM61 gene encoding transmembrane protein 61, translated to MAAASFRYGMTITGAVLLVTGTLCFAWWSDGEVGTPASSGARLLPPQEAEAVPSSSSSALLRSVSFFCCGIGGILLLFGLLWSVKANARVVSRRYQYHFPRDLQYFTAEPLEKWNCSTWDASAIPTYEEALTCRPAHSAPAYVQPPRRKEELTPPLYRYLEEDDSWQGGRRRSSSDSALFRPSPSWLETQRLGELQATPPPSYENISIRGI